The Bacteroidales bacterium WCE2004 nucleotide sequence AAACCTTTTCCGAAAAAAAATGAAAAAATTATTCCGCGTAGAGCGAAATGAGGTGCCGGATGACCGACGCCGCCTTCTCCATGCTCTCCACCGGGACCCATTCGAACTTGCCGTGGAAGTTGAGACCGCCGGCGAAAATGTTCGGGCAGGGCAGGCCGCGGAAGGACAGGTTGGCACCGTCGGTGCCGCCGCGGATCGGCTGGATGTGCGGCTTCACGCCGGCGAGCTCCATCGCCTTGACCGCCTTCTCCACGACGTGGTAGTGCGGCTCCACCTGCTCGCGCATATTATAATATTGGTCCTTGAGGTCCAGCGTGGCCGTGCCGGCGCCGTACTTCCTGTTGATGGCGTCCACCGCGGCGACCATCGCCGACTTCCTGGCCTCGAACCTGGCGCGGTCGTGGTCGCGGATGATGTAGGCCAGCGACGCCGCTTCGACCTCGCCCTTGAAGCTGATCAGGTGGAAGAATCCCTCGTAGCCCTCGGTGTACTCCGGCCGCTCGTCCGCCGGCAGCAGGGCGTCCAGCTCCTGGCCGATGTGGATGGCGTTGCGCATCTTGCCCTTGGCGTAGCCCGGATGGACGTTGCTGCCCTGGATGGCAATCTTGGCGCCGGCGGCGTTGAAGTTCTCGAACTCCAGCTCGCCGACCTCGCCGCCGTCCATCGTGTAGGCGTAGTCGGCGCCGAACTTCTGCACGTCGAACTTGACCACGCCGCGGCCGATCTCCTCGTCCGGCGTGAAGCCGATCTTGACGGGGCCGTGCCTGAACTCGGGATGCGACATCATATATTGGACGGCGTCCATGATCTCGGCCACGCCGGCCTTGTCGTCGGCGCCGAGCAGCGTGGTGCCGTCGGTGGTGACGATCGTCTCGCCCTTGTGCGCAAGCAGCTCCGGGAATTCCGCGGTCCGCAGCGCGAGGCCCGGGACCCCCTTCAGGGGAATGTCGGAGCCGTCGTAGTCCGGGATGATCTGCGGCTTGACGCCGGCGCCGGAAGCGTCGGGCGCCGTGTCCACATGGGCGATGAAGCCCACG carries:
- a CDS encoding peptidase T. Metallo peptidase. MEROPS family M20B, translated to MEKILDRFLRYVAVDTQSNEESESQPSEAKELNLLRMLRDELQALGVEATLDEWGYVMATIPSNIDKKVPAVGFIAHVDTAPDASGAGVKPQIIPDYDGSDIPLKGVPGLALRTAEFPELLAHKGETIVTTDGTTLLGADDKAGVAEIMDAVQYMMSHPEFRHGPVKIGFTPDEEIGRGVVKFDVQKFGADYAYTMDGGEVGELEFENFNAAGAKIAIQGSNVHPGYAKGKMRNAIHIGQELDALLPADERPEYTEGYEGFFHLISFKGEVEAASLAYIIRDHDRARFEARKSAMVAAVDAINRKYGAGTATLDLKDQYYNMREQVEPHYHVVEKAVKAMELAGVKPHIQPIRGGTDGANLSFRGLPCPNIFAGGLNFHGKFEWVPVESMEKAASVIRHLISLYAE